One Bacteroidota bacterium genomic window carries:
- a CDS encoding BamA/TamA family outer membrane protein: MNYSFIRLSIISLITCWSAAMVANDTLSTGQKTKSGWSFGAIPVIAYETDIGLKYGGLVNFFHYGDGDIYPAYKHSIYLEWSRTTKGSGINQITYDSKYLIPGVRTSGELSYLTEQTLDFYGFNGYEVLYDHVYEDDSPENTLYESRVFYRQERKMLRVRADFSGRLKHDRVNWILGTVFYDIKLDTVDINKLNKGQSEEEKLRPVNGGLFGDYRDWGVLPAHEYDGGQSTLFKAGVVFDSRDNEPNPMRGMWTELLFVMDPGFIGSQSAAYGKYILTHRQYFTLLPNRLSFAYRLAYQGKLYGHTPSYMLPFLFNNGRYTDRDGLGGSKTIRGVLRNRVVGDDMAYGNFELRWKFYRGVVFNQNLYLALSGFTDMGMVTRGYEVNTSNVTEPEFFPDTKESLHQSVGAGFRFALNENFIIAVDYGKALDKRDGNTGLYINLNWLY; this comes from the coding sequence ATGAACTACTCTTTCATCCGTCTTTCTATCATCAGCCTTATTACATGCTGGTCGGCTGCCATGGTGGCCAACGATACCCTTTCGACAGGACAAAAGACTAAATCGGGATGGAGTTTTGGAGCGATACCCGTTATTGCCTACGAAACCGATATCGGCTTAAAATATGGTGGATTGGTTAACTTTTTTCATTATGGCGATGGGGATATTTATCCCGCTTACAAGCATTCCATTTACCTCGAGTGGTCGAGAACAACCAAGGGAAGCGGAATAAACCAAATTACTTACGATTCGAAATACCTGATACCCGGTGTAAGAACCTCGGGCGAGCTGAGCTATTTAACCGAGCAAACCCTCGATTTTTATGGATTTAACGGTTACGAAGTTCTTTACGACCATGTGTACGAAGACGACAGCCCGGAAAATACGCTTTACGAATCGCGTGTTTTTTACCGCCAGGAAAGAAAGATGCTTCGGGTAAGAGCTGATTTTAGTGGCAGGTTAAAACACGACCGTGTAAATTGGATACTGGGGACGGTATTTTACGACATCAAACTCGACACCGTTGATATCAACAAACTGAACAAAGGCCAGTCGGAAGAAGAAAAACTCAGGCCTGTAAACGGTGGTCTGTTTGGTGACTACCGCGATTGGGGTGTGCTTCCGGCCCATGAATACGATGGCGGGCAGAGTACTCTGTTTAAAGCCGGGGTGGTTTTCGACAGCCGCGACAACGAACCCAACCCCATGAGAGGCATGTGGACCGAACTGCTGTTTGTGATGGATCCGGGATTTATTGGAAGCCAGAGTGCTGCTTATGGAAAGTACATCCTTACGCACCGTCAATATTTTACGCTTTTGCCCAATCGCTTATCGTTTGCCTACCGCCTGGCCTACCAGGGTAAATTGTATGGCCACACACCCTCGTACATGTTGCCCTTCCTGTTTAACAACGGCCGGTATACCGACCGCGATGGACTTGGTGGCTCGAAAACCATACGGGGCGTTTTGCGCAACAGGGTAGTAGGCGATGACATGGCTTATGGTAATTTTGAGCTTCGCTGGAAATTTTACCGCGGAGTTGTCTTTAACCAGAACCTGTACCTTGCGCTGAGTGGCTTCACCGACATGGGCATGGTTACCCGAGGCTATGAGGTAAATACCAGTAATGTCACAGAACCTGAATTTTTCCCCGACACCAAAGAAAGCCTGCACCAGAGTGTGGGGGCTGGTTTCCGTTTTGCCTTAAACGAAAATTTTATTATTGCGGTGGATTATGGAAAAGCGCTTGACAAACGCGACGGGAACACAGGTTTATACATTAACCTGAATTGGTTGTATTAA
- the thrC gene encoding threonine synthase codes for MPNILYSSTSLKAPAVNFGEALLKGLAPDGGLYMPQHIPQLSRAEIDRFAQMDYHQIAFEVLNKFLHQEIPADELARMTREAYNFEVPLEKVYDRKYIMRLDQGPTASFKDFAARMMGQLMEYYLEKSGKHLLILTATSGDTGSAMANAFHGLERIEICILFPEKEVTERQRKQMTTLHGNVSILALDGKFDDCQALVKDAFNDKELEYLNLSSANSINIGRLLPQSVYYFWAYSRLCRISQNEEIVFSVPSGNFGDLMGGLLAKQMGLPVKKFVVATNDNDEVPLYLQTGKYATINPSKACISSAMNVGHPSNMARVVALYGGEMNPSGQILKNPDLETLRADLFAVSVNDANTREAIRRVYERHQVLLEPHGAVGWEGLRQYLSNQKDIDNNQCCVCLETAHPAKFPQEIQHVLNIEPELPESLLHLEAKEERFDKINTNYSAFKQYLKAHYS; via the coding sequence ATGCCCAACATTCTATATTCATCCACTAGTTTAAAAGCTCCAGCAGTTAATTTCGGCGAAGCACTTCTCAAAGGACTTGCTCCTGACGGTGGGCTTTACATGCCACAGCACATTCCCCAGCTTAGCCGCGCTGAGATTGACCGCTTTGCACAAATGGATTACCACCAAATTGCGTTTGAGGTCTTGAATAAATTCCTGCATCAGGAGATTCCTGCGGATGAACTGGCTCGTATGACGCGCGAAGCTTACAATTTCGAGGTTCCACTCGAAAAAGTTTACGACCGTAAATACATTATGCGGCTCGATCAGGGACCTACTGCATCTTTTAAAGACTTTGCTGCCCGCATGATGGGGCAATTGATGGAATATTACCTCGAAAAATCGGGAAAACATCTGCTTATCCTCACTGCCACTTCGGGCGATACGGGTAGTGCCATGGCCAATGCCTTCCATGGTCTTGAACGAATAGAAATTTGCATTCTATTTCCTGAAAAGGAAGTAACCGAGCGCCAGCGCAAGCAAATGACTACCCTGCATGGCAATGTTAGCATACTCGCCCTCGATGGTAAATTCGACGATTGCCAGGCGCTGGTAAAAGATGCTTTTAACGACAAAGAACTTGAATATCTGAACCTTTCTTCGGCAAATTCCATCAACATTGGCCGTTTATTGCCGCAATCGGTTTATTATTTCTGGGCCTATTCAAGACTCTGCCGGATAAGCCAAAACGAAGAAATAGTATTTTCAGTACCCTCCGGAAATTTCGGCGACCTGATGGGAGGATTGCTCGCCAAACAGATGGGCTTGCCAGTGAAGAAATTTGTGGTGGCCACCAACGACAACGACGAGGTACCCCTGTATTTACAAACAGGCAAGTATGCTACAATAAATCCTTCAAAAGCCTGCATATCGAGTGCCATGAACGTGGGGCACCCCAGTAACATGGCGCGTGTGGTAGCCTTGTATGGGGGCGAAATGAACCCATCTGGCCAGATTCTGAAAAATCCAGACCTTGAAACACTGCGGGCTGACCTCTTTGCTGTGAGCGTCAACGATGCCAATACCCGTGAGGCTATCCGCCGTGTGTACGAAAGACACCAGGTATTGCTCGAACCACATGGAGCCGTAGGTTGGGAAGGCTTGCGCCAGTATTTATCCAACCAGAAGGACATCGACAACAATCAATGTTGTGTATGCCTCGAAACCGCTCATCCGGCAAAATTTCCGCAAGAAATACAACATGTGTTGAATATCGAACCTGAATTGCCAGAAAGCCTGCTCCATTTAGAGGCTAAAGAGGAAAGATTCGATAAAATAAATACGAACTACTCGGCCTTTAAACAATACTTAAAAGCACACTATTCCTAG
- the thrH gene encoding bifunctional phosphoserine phosphatase/homoserine phosphotransferase ThrH, with translation MHTICCDLEGVWIPEIWINVSKKTGIEALKLTTRDIKNYDELMLYRIKILKEHGITLHDIQQVIASLKPLDGAFEMLHWLKSKSRVIIVSDTFVEFADPLMKQLDYPTLFCHELEVDANNMIIGYKLRQPDPKRQVVKALQSLKYEVIAFGDSYNDISMLEQADKAFLYRPPQAVKDDYPEFPVALDYDEMRLQLELMF, from the coding sequence ATGCACACGATCTGCTGCGACCTCGAAGGGGTTTGGATTCCTGAAATATGGATTAACGTATCGAAAAAAACGGGTATCGAGGCCTTGAAGCTTACTACACGTGATATTAAAAACTACGACGAACTGATGCTTTACCGCATTAAAATTCTCAAAGAACACGGCATTACCCTGCACGATATACAGCAGGTAATTGCCAGTCTGAAACCGCTGGATGGCGCATTTGAAATGCTTCATTGGCTAAAATCGAAATCGAGGGTAATTATCGTCAGCGACACCTTTGTCGAATTTGCCGATCCGCTGATGAAACAACTGGATTACCCCACTCTTTTTTGCCACGAACTAGAGGTTGATGCCAACAACATGATTATTGGTTACAAATTGCGTCAACCCGACCCAAAGAGACAGGTAGTAAAAGCTCTCCAAAGCCTGAAATACGAGGTAATTGCATTTGGCGATTCCTACAACGATATCAGCATGCTGGAACAGGCCGACAAAGCTTTTTTATACCGTCCACCCCAGGCTGTGAAAGACGACTATCCAGAATTTCCGGTTGCACTCGATTACGACGAAATGCGTCTGCAGCTTGAGTTGATGTTTTAA